The Nicotiana sylvestris chromosome 6, ASM39365v2, whole genome shotgun sequence genomic sequence actcacgacaacttgcgagcccatctttaagttgctgaagaaggacgttGTGGTCAAATAGACTGATGAGTTctaggaagcatttgataagatcaaggggtacttgtcaaacccacttgTGTTGGTCCCGCCCTTTGATTTTCTATTTGAAGGTCTTGACAAtttatttggttgtgtgttgggtcaacatgacatcactggtaggaaggagcaagccatctattatctcagcaagaagtttacatcttatgaggttaagtatactccccttgaaaggacatgttgcgccttgaattgggtggcacaaaaattgaagcattatctgtcatcctacactacttacctcaatTCTCGtctggaccctctaaagtatatctttcagaagacTATTCCCACatgaagacttgcaaagtggcagattttgctcacaaagtttgacattatctatgtgactcggaccgcgatgaaggcccaagcattagCCGATAATTTGGCCGAAAATTCAgtggatgaagagtatgagccattgaggacttattttcctgatgaagaagtgatgcatatcgataaGGTGGAGCAAGatgaaaagccaggttggaaacttttctttgatggagccgctaacatgaaaggtgtcagAATAGGGGCTGTgctcatttctgaaatagggcatcactacacTGTTATGGcccagcttcgtttctattgtactaacaacatggctgagtatgaagcatgcattctgCGTTTAAGGTTAGCGGTAGATATGggagtccaggaagtcttggtcttgggagattcggatcttttggtgcactagattcagggagaatgggagactcgagatttaaagctcataccgtatcgacaatgtttgcatgatttTTGTCAACGCTTTCGATCAATAGAATttaggcatattccgaggatccataatgaggttgccgatgccttggaccttggcgtcaatgttgcatcatccggacaaagcttatgttgaccctttgcatattcaagttcgtgatcaacatgcctACCATAATGTGGTTAAGAAAGAACtcgatggtgaaccatggttccatgatatcagggaatacatcaagatgggggtatatccagtacaagccacaggtgatcaaagagaacaatttgacgtttggctagtggatttttcttgagcgggGGAATTTCGTACaagagaactccagatcttggactgttgagatgcatagatgctaaacaagccataactattatgaccgaagtgcattctggagtttgcgggccgcatatgagtgggtatgttctggcaaagaaaattcttcgagcaggttattattggctcaccatggaacgagattgcatcagctttgtgcgcaagtgtcatcaatgccaagtacatggtgatttgattcattctccgccatttgagttgtcgtgccccctttttatGAAAgtgaaatcgggttcatgacatttgggaggacaactcgttcccttttgggaattgggttttttgggttgaagagtcgccacctaatgattaaagtgcattaggacactaaagaagagttcgagttggaaaaccagagttcgggtaagggctagaaattatctcgaggggaaggtgttaggcaccctccaagatctactagtgtggttcccgaccatgttacaattgtgactttaactaacaagtaagcaaataaaggtctcaaatagaaggggatttacacataatgttgcaagtgaattgaaagtttgaagaaaaagaaaacataaatCTTAAGCAAATAGTCTGAACAGTTAAAAAGGGGATAACAAGTAAAGGgtaaggggtcctaggtttacaaacaatatggatcacatcaatgcaatacccgacaatcactcctcagaagaggggtcgcacgtggtaTTAGCGTACCGATCATCATGTCTATATCTACCATTtctcaccccgttaaggtattaaacgtggaatagtatcgttacttattgcatgctattacccatcctgatcctatcagtcccggaggcatttggaactactagtcctaaagggagggaggttggggcttttcagagttttaaaaggacaaaattctaatgcgacaaacaaaacacataagcaagtagggggaaacaaatagcagtttaagggctcaaacaggcctcctcacttaaaggagcaaattatttagcatgacttcaaatactggttatagtctgaattaaatttaaagcgtTATGACATGCtacttcatcacatatttctcagatgaggagtccgaattaggccttgtCTGGTTGCAGTTTATTAAAACTGACACAGTTAAACAATTACCTACTTCTTACCTAGgtggaagtatactgattttaaagaaaggttactgattttagaaccaattaaattctacagatattaaacaaacattactattgattttagacttatagataaaatagacgaatcagattcagacgactgctcctataggcatgatttctaagcatTATTGATTTTAAAACGATTATGTAATTGTAGgagccctataggcatggtatctagaatgaagttgattattattaaacctatgattgtttgcctaacgacagatgaatatgcagaaatgcagaaacaaaactatagtcatgatttctatatgcagaaacttataggcatggtttctaatgcagtaatgaaataacttataggcaagatttctacgtgtaatgcataacttataggcaggatttctaaatgcctaagtgcagaaacttatatttctatatgcacaaacttataggcatggtttctaatgtaataatgagacgacttataggcaggagtactatatgatatgcataaatgcagaatttgtaattagtaatccctatgagcatgctgtctacccatatgcatacataaatgaccctcccctttttcactagaaccccatagttattacaagttattaaaGACCCGAATGAATAAAAAAAGTACATCAGAACTTCCAGATGCAACCAAatagcctaattcagactcaaggtctagcAATATGAGATAAACTAACTTCCAGGATCCGTTTTCCAAAAAAGCCTTTctattatttgggatgtgtcaaagttcccgaGAGCCTCAAAGGGACtcagggcagtgcttacaccccaaacacatttgcagaattagattatagtgcaatgtggaagagtcagccctaaaatgtccaagttcagagggaactcagggtcccaaagcatgacGCATAAGAGGGggacagaacttagaatctaagagtaagtctATGTGCatagaggggaattagggaaggccatggcaggcaggtggtcatgcccagcaatttaaGAGTGCTGGCATACCCCTGACTAGCCTGTCAGCCaaaattgggagttaggatccattgaggatcaggtttagacctgggcagtaatttggatactgccaggcaATGAACCTTAAcccaaacacatagaagggaataggggtagggattcataacagaaaatagatgcaaggaaagaacacacatagttaacattaatcatgaacaacaaagtaaacaggattgcagaaaactgtaaataaacatataggggtgaggcaggaaagctaaattagaacataccagttttagggaaaacaaacaagtaaaagtagtcttgaaaaagccaagttgcaagcaaaagttccaaaagatcccagaaaagagcagaatgttgtaagagtattgaactcaaagcaataaagtgtgtaagtaagttgaaagtattgatCTAAAAGTTCGAGGTATTGAACTTGAAGTTGtcttaaaagtgcagaagggtagtccattttatagtgtagagaaacaagtaagaaaggcaaggaaatatcattgaaatcgatctccctttggttaagggattctgattccaaTGGGTAAAATCCAGTTAAGGAAATAAATCTAATTAAaacctttcaaagtagcacaaaaggggtaaatacataaaagttatttaaggaaaaccatcaatggtacacgatttgtgccaaatatggcaagggaatcaatcaaacagccatgaaaccaaaattacaggttcaattcgaatgaaccaagtcaagaaaggtaaaggaggttcaatcgaaGAAATATCAGTGACAATTCATCaaccttattaaaaggatttcagaatcaatcaattagttggtaaaaaccttttgaaagagaaatttcacatatataaagcataccaatCAAACGAAAGGAATCGTCAGGTTACTCAGAAGaagagtctaacattgaaagccttagagtcacaaacaaaagggaatcaagttcagttacagactcatagtgagtctgaaagcctagggtcccaaagtggaaccctaatatcacttgctaaagaaacccccaaatcctagggtttcgaattgagtcagacatagaggtgagagagtaggtcattgaaagaggctcagaagtctcttccaaagactttatgagaaacaaacatacatgatagaaagaactgattcaaggtcatgagaacatgtttgagaaaactcggagtttaagcaagttcagaagaaagggatgatacgagcttaaacaaaagcaggtgaaatatgcttagcaagaacacaaacaaagctaaataaagtgaacaaaatcaaagaactcacagtaaacacatatagtagaagagtaagggaAACATAAAacggattaacatgtgagtacagGAGTAACGTGCATAGTAGAAAAAGGAAGTAGAAGAACAGTACATGCAtagtaaaagaagtcatacgagcaTAACACAGACAaaaacacataaagaaagaacaaaaagaatcagaaagatgcttttgaaaaacctttcagaaaccctaaatcaaaattaaacgattttgaaaagagaatttggggaaaacctttaaaaagtTCAATAGAACACAGACATTttccagatctaagaaaataagcaagtaaggaacctcggacagcttagggtttcagagaaaatcctagaaatgagaaaggtcttgaggaaagtcagatcctgagtcgaaaaggcTCATAGTGCTTGAATATACCGGagtaatggccggagaagccatagatctatagatctgagaaggatctgaaggaGAACCATCAAGGTCAGGtctcgaagcttcgaacaaccatggtttaCTGATGGAGGGGagtgagtaccaaccatccatggcctgagaagccatggattccggtggagtgGTGGTTGAAGATGGGTAgaaggaggctagggtttcggagagtttgagagatgagaggTTTCAAAGGCGGCTGAAAAATGGGAAatgagggattagggtagtcgtttggggttaaaaaagGTATGGGTGGTTTATGtccattgatcaaaatgatcaacggcctggatcaatagTAGGAACCGGGTGGGTCACTTGGAATTGGGTTGTGGGTTAGGTCCAAATGgaattgggctggtttaattgagTCAAATtaagggctacaattgaaatgtaatggggttgttattga encodes the following:
- the LOC138870720 gene encoding uncharacterized protein is translated as MKAQALADNLAENSVDEEYEPLRTYFPDEEVMHIDKVEQDEKPGWKLFFDGAANMKGVRIGAVLISEIGHHYTVMAQLRFYCTNNMAEYEACILRLRLAVDMGVQEVLVLGDSDLLNLGIFRGSIMRLPMPWTLASMLHHPDKAYVDPLHIQVRDQHAYHNVVKKELDGEPWFHDIREYIKMGVYPVQATGDQREQFDVWLVDFS